A portion of the Fusobacterium nucleatum genome contains these proteins:
- a CDS encoding complement resistance protein TraT, whose product MKKIFKTILFSLLLISVFVSCSTLHTVVSKRNLDVQTKMSDTIWLEPAAANEKTVFVQVRNTSGKNLNIEQKVINVLTSKGYRVVNDPAGAKYWLQANILKVDKVNLDSNNGFSDAVLGAGIGGVLGAQRSGGVTTALGWGLAGAAIGTLADALVDDTAYAMVTDILITEKTGRNVQTSTRNSVKQGNSGSITSTSSASSNMEKYSTRVLSTANQVNLNFNSAIPILEDELGKVIGGIF is encoded by the coding sequence ATGAAAAAAATTTTTAAAACAATATTATTTAGTTTACTATTGATATCTGTATTTGTATCTTGTTCAACTTTGCATACAGTAGTATCAAAAAGAAATTTAGATGTACAAACTAAGATGTCAGATACAATTTGGTTAGAACCAGCAGCTGCAAATGAAAAAACAGTATTTGTCCAAGTTAGAAATACTTCTGGAAAAAATTTAAATATTGAACAAAAGGTAATAAATGTTCTTACATCAAAAGGATATAGAGTTGTAAATGATCCAGCAGGAGCAAAATACTGGTTACAAGCTAATATTTTAAAAGTGGATAAAGTTAATTTAGACAGTAATAATGGTTTTTCTGATGCTGTTTTAGGAGCAGGAATTGGGGGAGTATTAGGAGCACAACGTTCAGGTGGAGTAACTACCGCTCTTGGTTGGGGACTTGCAGGAGCAGCAATAGGAACACTAGCTGATGCTTTAGTTGATGATACAGCTTATGCAATGGTAACAGATATTTTAATTACAGAAAAAACAGGAAGAAATGTTCAAACTTCAACAAGAAATTCAGTTAAACAAGGAAATTCAGGAAGCATAACTTCTACTTCTAGTGCTTCATCTAATATGGAAAAATATTCTACAAGAGTTTTAAGTACAGCTAATCAAGTTAATTTAAATTTCAATAGTGCTATTCCAATATTAGAAGATGAATTAGGAAAAGTTATTGGAGGAATATTCTAA